In Mycobacterium stomatepiae, the following are encoded in one genomic region:
- a CDS encoding FadR/GntR family transcriptional regulator, translated as MPAPIRRTTSATAVRDELVTLIRSGHFAVGNRLPGEIALARSFGVSRPVLREALGGLRAAGMIESRSGAGTFVTSATGTDAGLSLLGRTTSTEFFEVRSMLEVPGAGLAAQRRSTKQLDQLLELAATNSEDADVVTWVRNDLRFHTAIAEMTGNSLHVRLISQLRELQFEQTVKTARRLGGLGAPIAEHGAIVDAIAAADAEGAKTAMAAHLRAIQERAQIAQAYGER; from the coding sequence ATGCCGGCGCCCATCCGGCGGACGACGTCGGCGACCGCGGTACGAGACGAGCTGGTCACGCTGATTCGGTCGGGGCACTTCGCGGTGGGAAATCGGCTGCCGGGGGAGATCGCCTTGGCTCGGTCGTTCGGCGTGTCTCGCCCGGTGCTCCGCGAAGCCCTCGGCGGGCTGCGTGCGGCAGGAATGATCGAGAGCCGTTCGGGAGCAGGGACATTCGTTACCAGTGCGACCGGTACCGACGCAGGGTTGTCCCTACTTGGTAGAACAACCTCTACCGAGTTCTTTGAGGTGCGATCGATGCTGGAGGTCCCTGGCGCCGGTCTGGCAGCACAGCGCAGGAGCACTAAGCAGCTGGATCAGCTGCTCGAATTAGCGGCAACCAACAGCGAGGACGCCGACGTCGTGACGTGGGTGCGCAACGACCTCCGCTTTCACACGGCGATCGCCGAGATGACCGGGAATTCACTGCACGTGCGATTGATCAGTCAGCTTCGCGAGCTTCAGTTCGAGCAGACAGTCAAGACAGCCAGACGGCTGGGCGGGCTGGGCGCGCCTATCGCTGAGCACGGGGCGATCGTTGACGCGATCGCCGCGGCGGACGCCGAAGGGGCCAAGACGGCAATGGCCGCACATTTACGCGCGATCCAAGAACGCGCTCAAATCGCCCAAGCATACGGAGAACGATGA
- the moaC gene encoding cyclic pyranopterin monophosphate synthase MoaC, with amino-acid sequence MAGMTGASRPDALSHLDERGAAHMVDVTEKGATKRTAVAAGTLRTSADVVALISSGGLPKGDALATARVAGILAAKRTSDLIPLCHQLALTGVDVDFTVGESDIEVIATVRSTDRTGVEMEALTAVSVAALTLYDMIKAVDPAARIDDIRVLRKEGGKTGSWVR; translated from the coding sequence ATTGCCGGGATGACTGGGGCATCCCGCCCGGACGCGCTTTCGCACCTCGACGAGCGGGGCGCGGCACACATGGTCGATGTCACCGAAAAGGGAGCCACCAAGCGCACCGCCGTCGCCGCGGGCACCTTGAGAACCTCCGCTGACGTCGTCGCGCTGATCTCCAGCGGTGGGTTGCCCAAGGGTGATGCATTGGCCACGGCCCGGGTGGCGGGCATTCTGGCGGCCAAGCGCACCAGTGACCTGATCCCGCTGTGCCATCAGCTCGCGCTCACCGGAGTGGACGTCGATTTCACCGTGGGCGAGTCGGATATCGAGGTCATCGCGACGGTGCGCAGCACCGACCGTACGGGGGTGGAGATGGAGGCGCTGACCGCGGTCAGCGTGGCCGCGCTTACGCTTTACGACATGATCAAGGCGGTTGACCCGGCGGCCCGTATCGATGACATCCGCGTGCTCCGCAAGGAGGGCGGCAAGACCGGAAGCTGGGTGCGCTGA
- a CDS encoding helicase-associated domain-containing protein: MTDNTPDIPLGSWLADLPDERLIQLLELRPDLAQPPPGSIAALAARAEARQSVKAATDELDFLRLAVLDALLVLHADTAPVPTAKLLALIGDRAPEADVIDALDDLRRRALVWGDAATRLAADTGMALPWHPGQVTLEDASRTGAQISELIDGLNQAQREVLDKLLEGSPMGRTRDAAPGAPAERPVPQLLAIGLLRRVDAETVILPRHVAQVLRGEQPGPMQLTAPDPVVSTTTPGDVDAAAAGAVIDLLREFDVLLENLGTTTVSELRSGGLGVREVKRLAKATGIDEPRLGLVLEVAAAAGLIANGTPDPEPEHADGLYWAPTVAADRFGAMSAAERWHLLATAWLDLSSRPALIGGRGPDGKPYAALSDSLYSTAAPLDRRLLLDMLADLPPGAGVDATTASAALIWRRPRWTRRLQPGPMGDLLAESHALGLVGRGAISTPGRELLAETIDFSAAVDVMARALPKPVDHFLMQADLTVVVPGPLQRDLADELATVANVESAGAAMVYRISEQSIRHALDIGKTRDWMHAFFANHSKTPVPQGLTYLIDDVARRHGQLRIGMAASFVRCEDPALLAQAVAAGEDLQLRALAPTVAVSPAPIAEVLAALRAAGFAPAAEDSTGAIVDVRPRRARVPTPKQRRPYRGAPRPNTETLNAVVSVLRKVTTAPFGSSRVDPAIAISLLADAARNQDTLVIGYLDAAGVASQRMVSPIAVRGGQLVAFDSASGRLRDFAIHRITSVVSAENG; the protein is encoded by the coding sequence ATGACCGACAACACCCCGGATATCCCGCTGGGGTCCTGGCTGGCCGACTTGCCCGACGAGCGGCTGATCCAACTGCTGGAACTGCGGCCGGACCTTGCCCAGCCGCCACCCGGCAGCATCGCGGCCCTGGCCGCGCGCGCTGAGGCCCGTCAGTCGGTCAAGGCTGCCACCGACGAGCTCGACTTCCTGCGGCTGGCGGTGCTCGACGCGCTGCTGGTATTGCACGCGGACACCGCGCCGGTGCCGACGGCGAAGCTGCTGGCGCTCATCGGCGACCGCGCTCCCGAGGCCGACGTGATCGACGCGCTGGACGACCTGCGCCGACGTGCCCTGGTGTGGGGAGATGCCGCGACGCGGCTGGCTGCCGACACCGGCATGGCGTTGCCGTGGCACCCGGGACAGGTGACGCTCGAGGACGCGTCGCGCACCGGGGCACAGATTTCGGAGCTGATCGACGGGCTGAACCAGGCGCAGCGGGAAGTGCTCGACAAGCTGCTCGAAGGATCCCCGATGGGGCGCACCCGCGACGCTGCGCCCGGCGCGCCCGCGGAGCGGCCGGTGCCGCAGCTGCTCGCGATCGGGCTGCTGCGACGGGTCGACGCAGAGACAGTGATCTTGCCCCGCCACGTCGCACAGGTGCTGCGCGGCGAGCAGCCCGGCCCGATGCAGCTCACAGCACCCGACCCGGTGGTGTCGACGACCACACCCGGCGACGTCGACGCCGCGGCGGCCGGAGCCGTCATCGACCTGTTGCGCGAATTCGACGTGCTGCTCGAAAACCTCGGTACCACAACAGTTTCCGAATTGCGTAGCGGCGGTCTGGGGGTGCGCGAAGTCAAGCGGCTCGCCAAAGCGACCGGCATCGACGAGCCGCGACTGGGCCTGGTACTCGAGGTAGCGGCGGCGGCCGGGCTGATCGCCAACGGCACGCCCGATCCGGAACCGGAGCATGCCGACGGCCTATATTGGGCGCCGACGGTGGCCGCCGACCGCTTCGGCGCGATGTCCGCCGCCGAGCGCTGGCACCTGCTGGCCACCGCCTGGCTTGATCTTTCGAGCCGCCCGGCGCTGATCGGTGGCCGCGGCCCCGATGGCAAACCGTATGCGGCCCTATCGGATTCGTTGTACTCGACGGCGGCCCCGCTGGACCGGCGGTTGCTGCTGGACATGCTTGCCGACCTGCCGCCGGGCGCCGGCGTCGACGCGACGACGGCGTCGGCGGCACTGATCTGGCGCCGCCCACGGTGGACCCGGCGCCTGCAGCCGGGGCCGATGGGCGACCTGCTGGCCGAAAGTCACGCGCTGGGCTTGGTGGGCCGCGGGGCGATCAGCACGCCCGGGCGCGAACTGCTGGCCGAAACCATCGACTTCTCCGCCGCGGTCGACGTGATGGCGCGAGCACTGCCCAAACCGGTCGACCACTTCCTGATGCAGGCCGACCTGACCGTCGTCGTGCCCGGGCCCCTGCAACGCGATCTCGCCGACGAATTGGCGACGGTGGCCAACGTCGAGTCCGCCGGGGCGGCGATGGTGTACCGGATCAGCGAGCAGTCGATCCGCCACGCGCTCGACATCGGCAAGACTCGCGACTGGATGCACGCCTTTTTCGCCAACCACTCGAAAACGCCTGTGCCACAAGGACTCACCTACCTGATCGACGACGTGGCGCGCCGACACGGCCAACTTCGCATCGGCATGGCCGCGTCGTTCGTGCGTTGCGAGGACCCGGCGCTGCTGGCCCAGGCGGTGGCGGCCGGTGAGGACCTGCAGCTGCGGGCGCTGGCGCCGACGGTGGCCGTGTCCCCCGCGCCGATCGCCGAAGTGCTCGCCGCGCTGCGGGCAGCGGGTTTCGCTCCGGCCGCCGAGGATTCCACCGGCGCCATCGTCGACGTCCGCCCGCGGCGGGCGCGGGTGCCCACGCCGAAGCAACGTCGGCCCTACCGCGGGGCCCCGCGGCCCAACACCGAGACGCTCAACGCGGTGGTGTCGGTGCTGCGCAAGGTGACCACGGCGCCGTTCGGCAGTAGCCGTGTCGACCCGGCGATCGCGATATCGCTGCTGGCCGACGCGGCCAGGAATCAGGACACGCTGGTGATCGGTTACCTCGACGCGGCGGGCGTCGCGAGCCAGCGGATGGTGTCGCCGATCGCCGTACGTGGCGGACAGCTGGTGGCCTTCGATTCGGCGTCGGGACGGCTGCGCGACTTCGCGATCCACCGCATCACGTCGGTGGTGTCGGCGGAGAACGGATAA
- a CDS encoding MogA/MoaB family molybdenum cofactor biosynthesis protein, translating to MGARSARIIVASTRASDGVYTDECGPIIAEWLEQHGFSTAAPAVVADGSPVGEALRGALDDDVDVILTTGGTGISPTDSTPDQTVAVVDYMIPGLADAIRHSGLPKVPTSVLSRGVCGVAGRTLIVNLPGSPGGVRDGLGVLADVLDHALDQIAGKDHQR from the coding sequence ATGGGCGCCCGCTCCGCACGCATCATTGTCGCCTCGACGCGGGCTTCGGACGGCGTCTATACCGACGAATGCGGTCCAATCATCGCGGAGTGGCTTGAACAGCATGGGTTTTCGACTGCGGCCCCGGCAGTGGTCGCCGACGGGAGTCCGGTCGGCGAGGCACTGCGCGGTGCGCTCGACGACGATGTCGACGTCATCCTCACCACGGGCGGCACCGGTATCTCGCCCACCGACAGCACGCCCGATCAGACCGTCGCGGTGGTCGACTACATGATTCCCGGCCTGGCCGACGCCATTCGCCACTCGGGGTTGCCCAAGGTGCCAACCTCGGTGCTCTCGCGCGGCGTGTGCGGAGTCGCCGGCCGGACCCTGATCGTCAACCTGCCGGGTTCACCCGGTGGCGTCCGTGACGGGCTGGGAGTGCTTGCCGACGTGCTCGACCATGCCCTCGACCAGATCGCGGGCAAAGACCACCAGCGATGA
- a CDS encoding aspartate dehydrogenase, with the protein MFDVNPSHPCPCTRKQPMTASVTTPNPLRVGIVGLGPVGSVVARAIDKGIAGYRLSAISARRTKLAEDFSRTLTSPVPVVDADQIEPCSDLVIECAPASLFTTIATPTIEAGKRLVVLSSSALLEHWSLVERAHQTGAVISVPSGAIAGLDAVQAAAHGTIFEVTMTTRKPIASLIGAPYLRGRDDELRSLREPMLLFEGNARQAATGFPANLNVAVALSLAGIGPDKTTLRVWADPTVDRNTHIVDMRSDSADLHIRIANIPTENPKTGRITAQSVVAHLAKTAATLRLAT; encoded by the coding sequence GTGTTCGACGTCAATCCTTCCCATCCCTGCCCCTGCACTCGAAAGCAACCAATGACTGCCTCCGTCACCACCCCGAATCCCCTCCGCGTCGGAATCGTCGGGCTCGGACCTGTCGGAAGCGTTGTGGCCCGAGCTATCGACAAAGGCATCGCCGGCTACCGTCTATCCGCGATCAGCGCCCGGCGCACCAAGCTCGCTGAAGACTTCTCCCGAACGCTTACCTCACCAGTCCCCGTGGTGGATGCCGACCAGATCGAACCCTGCTCTGACCTCGTGATCGAATGCGCGCCGGCATCCCTGTTCACCACGATCGCCACACCAACTATCGAGGCAGGAAAGCGTCTTGTCGTCCTGAGTTCGAGTGCACTGCTGGAACATTGGAGCCTGGTTGAGCGCGCTCACCAAACCGGAGCCGTTATCAGCGTGCCCTCCGGAGCGATCGCGGGATTGGACGCAGTCCAGGCGGCAGCTCACGGCACCATCTTCGAAGTCACGATGACCACGCGCAAACCGATCGCAAGCTTGATCGGCGCCCCCTACCTGCGCGGTCGCGACGACGAGCTGCGCTCATTGCGTGAACCGATGCTGCTTTTCGAGGGAAACGCTCGCCAAGCGGCCACCGGATTCCCGGCCAATCTCAATGTCGCCGTGGCACTTTCCCTCGCCGGGATCGGACCGGACAAGACCACCTTGCGGGTGTGGGCCGACCCCACAGTTGACCGCAATACCCATATCGTGGACATGCGCTCGGATTCCGCTGATCTACACATCCGCATTGCAAACATCCCCACCGAGAACCCCAAAACAGGCCGAATCACCGCTCAAAGCGTGGTAGCCCACCTCGCCAAAACAGCGGCCACGCTGCGCCTGGCAACCTAA
- a CDS encoding alpha/beta hydrolase, with translation MTPSKPAILLLHGLTGNPKIFGELPEHLSELGYLCSTPTLPGHGTVLADMYGTTWDDWLAKAQSAATETLDRSNSLVVIGLSMGATLALTLATPLQEHIRGLVLINPLICPTPDLKRQLREAVARGETLLTPFGGDIKDPQVSAADYGAVPIASFLSALDAVDEVQPSLSAIKIPTLILASRNDDVLDATAAADHLSATMPDTSTVLLEKGGHLATIDYDKNEVASAISTFIHGLI, from the coding sequence ATGACCCCCTCAAAACCGGCAATCCTCCTCCTACACGGACTCACCGGAAACCCCAAGATATTCGGTGAGCTGCCCGAACACCTATCGGAGCTCGGCTATCTTTGCTCGACACCAACACTGCCCGGCCACGGCACGGTCCTTGCCGATATGTACGGCACCACGTGGGACGACTGGCTCGCCAAAGCTCAAAGTGCTGCAACAGAGACGCTTGACAGATCAAACTCGCTGGTTGTGATCGGTCTCTCGATGGGCGCCACTCTCGCTCTAACACTCGCCACGCCGTTGCAAGAACACATCCGCGGCCTCGTACTGATCAACCCACTTATTTGCCCCACACCAGATTTAAAACGGCAGCTTCGAGAGGCGGTTGCCAGGGGCGAGACGCTGCTTACGCCTTTCGGCGGAGATATCAAGGACCCCCAAGTCTCCGCCGCGGACTACGGAGCCGTTCCCATTGCATCCTTCCTCTCAGCGCTCGACGCTGTCGACGAAGTTCAGCCCTCCCTATCCGCCATCAAGATCCCCACTCTCATCCTGGCAAGCCGCAACGACGACGTTCTCGACGCGACTGCTGCAGCAGACCATCTTTCCGCGACGATGCCTGACACGTCGACCGTCCTTCTCGAAAAAGGAGGGCATCTCGCGACCATCGACTATGACAAGAACGAAGTAGCCTCTGCCATAAGCACTTTTATTCACGGACTGATATAG
- a CDS encoding polysaccharide deacetylase family protein: MPALPTHGRFKYSAIVDRPDFCWPDGKRLALYVAVNAEHFSYNEDGLGLSYSPGLDHPNTYNWAWRDYGNRVGGFRIADLLDQYGIAPTVLLNTAAYEHAPALMDRFRGQGAEFVAHGRTNSIHPNGLDEDAERAIIDETFAKITHYEGHPPQGWMSPGANPSAITEDLLAERGFRYTLDWPMDDQPVWLNTRTGPLLSVPYPHEVNDVPMVVLHHGSADKFADMVVASFDEMRQQSLEQPLVLGISIHTFIVGQPFRLHHFRRALEHIQRQRESVWFTTPGGIADYYRTHLCPPPDAARS; the protein is encoded by the coding sequence ATGCCTGCGCTGCCCACCCACGGCCGCTTCAAGTACTCGGCAATAGTTGATCGGCCGGACTTCTGCTGGCCGGACGGCAAACGCCTGGCCCTATATGTGGCCGTTAATGCGGAACACTTCTCGTACAACGAGGATGGGTTGGGTTTGTCTTACTCGCCCGGGCTCGATCACCCCAATACCTACAACTGGGCATGGCGGGACTACGGGAACAGAGTAGGCGGCTTCCGAATCGCAGATCTTCTCGATCAGTACGGGATCGCACCGACCGTGCTCCTGAACACCGCCGCCTACGAGCATGCCCCAGCACTAATGGACCGGTTCCGCGGACAAGGGGCGGAATTTGTTGCGCATGGCCGAACGAACTCAATCCATCCAAACGGGCTGGATGAAGATGCCGAAAGAGCCATCATCGATGAAACCTTTGCAAAGATCACACATTACGAGGGGCACCCACCCCAAGGGTGGATGAGTCCCGGCGCCAATCCGAGCGCAATCACCGAGGACCTCTTGGCAGAGCGTGGGTTTCGATACACGTTGGATTGGCCGATGGACGACCAACCAGTTTGGCTCAACACCCGTACCGGCCCACTTCTCAGCGTTCCCTACCCCCATGAAGTCAACGACGTACCGATGGTCGTCCTGCATCATGGCAGCGCGGACAAATTTGCCGATATGGTCGTCGCATCATTCGACGAGATGCGGCAACAATCGTTGGAACAGCCCCTCGTACTTGGTATCTCGATACATACTTTCATCGTCGGCCAGCCGTTCCGGTTGCACCACTTCCGACGGGCCTTGGAACATATACAACGCCAACGAGAATCCGTGTGGTTCACCACACCCGGCGGAATCGCCGATTACTACCGCACCCACCTCTGTCCGCCTCCGGATGCGGCGCGTTCATGA
- a CDS encoding SDR family oxidoreductase: MDFGIIDKVALVTGAGGGLGGAIALALAREGVRVLGADRNAESLTAVSASISDEKLDFTPLVVDFTDATSLSEMLADLPHRYGDVDILVNNTGGPPPIAATEIAGADWNTWFNALVIPVVTATAAVLPAMRRRRWGRIITSTSSGITCPIPNLALSNSLRASLAGWSKTLAAEIGRDGVNSNIVVPGRIATGRITALDEAKAERDGTTVEDVAAASTAAIPLGRYGNPAEYGAAVAFLASARASYITGSILRVDDGLIPSI; this comes from the coding sequence ATGGATTTCGGAATAATCGATAAGGTCGCCCTTGTCACCGGCGCCGGGGGCGGACTCGGCGGAGCCATCGCATTGGCGCTAGCGCGTGAAGGTGTCCGCGTGCTCGGCGCCGATCGCAACGCTGAATCTCTTACCGCAGTTTCGGCGTCGATAAGCGATGAGAAGCTCGACTTCACTCCCCTAGTTGTTGACTTCACTGATGCTACAAGCTTGTCCGAGATGCTCGCTGACCTGCCGCATCGGTACGGCGATGTAGACATTCTGGTCAACAACACCGGCGGTCCTCCGCCAATAGCGGCCACTGAGATCGCCGGCGCCGACTGGAACACCTGGTTCAATGCTCTGGTCATCCCGGTCGTTACCGCCACCGCCGCCGTACTACCTGCGATGCGCCGCCGCCGGTGGGGCCGCATCATCACCAGCACGTCGTCAGGAATCACCTGCCCAATTCCCAACCTCGCACTATCGAACTCCTTGCGCGCATCCCTGGCAGGGTGGTCAAAGACTCTTGCCGCAGAGATTGGTCGCGACGGCGTCAACAGCAATATTGTTGTCCCGGGTCGTATCGCTACCGGCCGAATCACCGCACTTGACGAAGCCAAAGCGGAACGTGACGGCACCACGGTCGAAGACGTGGCTGCGGCAAGTACCGCTGCCATTCCCCTCGGTCGTTATGGGAATCCCGCCGAATACGGTGCTGCCGTAGCCTTTTTGGCCAGCGCTCGCGCCTCTTACATCACAGGATCCATCCTCCGCGTCGACGACGGACTCATTCCCAGTATCTGA
- a CDS encoding RraA family protein has product MNTTTAEQRETIRTRFLAIDTSNVGDVLDELGYHDQGLDPALGALAGDSLAGWAFTISGAMLPYTGDGDPTKMAACADISPGDITVWSGAGVGICYFGELIALGMAERGAVGAIVDGGVRDLKWLRKHGFPVFGRYRSPIQSIRRWKVTHYNQPVYLPGATTHHVTVNPGDFIHADADGALVIPAKLIDRVLVRAEALTSAEVLVRQAIAEGFSLQECLARFGHV; this is encoded by the coding sequence ATGAACACCACCACCGCTGAACAACGCGAAACCATCCGAACACGGTTCTTGGCAATCGATACGTCGAACGTGGGTGATGTCCTCGACGAACTCGGTTACCACGACCAAGGTCTCGACCCGGCGCTAGGCGCGCTGGCTGGAGACTCTCTTGCCGGATGGGCATTCACCATTTCCGGTGCGATGTTGCCCTACACCGGCGATGGCGACCCCACCAAAATGGCGGCATGTGCCGACATATCTCCGGGTGACATCACCGTATGGTCGGGAGCAGGCGTTGGTATCTGCTACTTCGGAGAACTCATTGCCCTCGGAATGGCAGAACGCGGTGCTGTCGGAGCAATCGTCGACGGAGGCGTACGTGATCTCAAATGGCTACGCAAACATGGCTTTCCCGTGTTTGGTCGCTACCGATCGCCCATTCAGTCCATCCGACGATGGAAAGTCACCCACTACAACCAACCCGTCTACCTGCCCGGGGCGACCACCCATCACGTCACTGTGAACCCTGGTGACTTCATTCACGCTGACGCCGACGGCGCCTTAGTCATCCCGGCAAAGCTGATCGACCGCGTACTTGTCCGTGCTGAGGCGCTCACCAGCGCCGAAGTGCTTGTGCGGCAAGCAATCGCCGAAGGCTTCTCTCTGCAGGAGTGCCTTGCCAGATTCGGACATGTTTGA
- a CDS encoding DNA repair helicase XPB produces MTDGPLIVQSDKTVLLEVDHELADAARAAIAPFAELERAPEHVHTYRITPLALWNARAAGHDAEQVVDALVSFSRYAVPQPLLVDIVDTIARYGRLQLVKNPAHGLTLVSLDRAVLEEVLRNKKIAPMLGARIDDDTVIVHGSERGRVKQMLLKIGWPAEDLAGYVDGEAHPISLEPDGWELRDYQRLATDSFWAGGSGVVVLPCGAGKTLVGAAAMAKASATTLILVTNIVAARQWKRELIARTSLTEDEIGEYSGERKEIRPVTISTYQMITRRSKGEYTHLELFDSRDWGLIVYDEVHLLPAPVFRMTADLQSKRRLGLTATLIREDGREGDVFSLIGPKRYDAPWKDIEAQGWIAPAECVEVRVTMTDNERMIYATSEPEERYKLCSTVHTKIAVVKSILAKHPDEQTLVIGAYLDQLDELGTELNAPVIQGSTKTKEREALFDAFRTGEIRTLVVSKVANFSIDLPEASVAVQVSGTFGSRQEEAQRLGRLLRPKADGGGAIFYSVVARDSLDAEYAAHRQRFLAEQGYGYIIRDADDLLGPAI; encoded by the coding sequence ATGACCGACGGACCGTTGATCGTGCAGTCCGATAAGACGGTGCTGCTGGAAGTGGACCACGAACTGGCCGACGCGGCACGCGCCGCCATTGCGCCATTCGCGGAGCTCGAGCGCGCACCCGAACACGTGCACACCTACCGCATCACTCCCCTGGCGCTGTGGAACGCGCGCGCCGCGGGCCATGACGCCGAGCAGGTCGTCGACGCGCTGGTCAGTTTCTCGCGCTACGCGGTGCCGCAGCCATTGCTGGTCGACATCGTCGACACGATCGCCCGGTATGGCCGGCTGCAGCTGGTCAAAAACCCGGCGCACGGCCTGACCCTGGTGAGCCTGGATCGTGCGGTGCTCGAGGAGGTGCTGCGCAACAAGAAGATCGCACCGATGCTCGGCGCCCGGATCGACGACGACACCGTCATCGTGCACGGCAGCGAGCGCGGCCGGGTCAAGCAGATGCTGCTCAAGATCGGTTGGCCCGCAGAGGATCTCGCCGGTTACGTCGACGGCGAGGCGCATCCGATCAGCCTGGAGCCCGACGGCTGGGAGCTACGCGATTACCAGCGGCTGGCCACCGACTCGTTCTGGGCCGGTGGCTCCGGGGTGGTGGTGCTTCCGTGTGGTGCCGGCAAGACGTTGGTAGGCGCGGCCGCGATGGCGAAAGCCAGTGCGACGACGCTGATCTTGGTCACCAACATCGTCGCCGCCCGGCAATGGAAACGCGAACTCATCGCGCGCACCTCGCTGACCGAAGACGAAATCGGCGAATACTCGGGCGAACGCAAGGAGATTCGGCCCGTCACCATCTCGACGTACCAGATGATCACCCGCCGCAGTAAGGGCGAATACACGCATCTGGAACTCTTCGACAGCCGCGACTGGGGGCTGATCGTCTACGACGAGGTGCACCTGCTGCCGGCGCCGGTGTTCCGGATGACGGCCGACTTGCAGTCCAAGCGGCGGCTCGGCCTGACCGCCACGCTGATCCGCGAAGACGGCCGCGAGGGAGACGTGTTCTCGCTGATCGGCCCGAAGCGATACGACGCGCCATGGAAGGACATCGAGGCGCAGGGCTGGATCGCCCCGGCGGAGTGTGTCGAAGTCCGGGTCACGATGACCGACAACGAGCGAATGATCTACGCCACCTCCGAACCCGAAGAGCGTTACAAGCTGTGCTCGACGGTGCACACGAAAATCGCTGTGGTCAAGTCGATTCTGGCCAAGCATCCGGACGAGCAGACCCTGGTGATCGGCGCCTATCTCGACCAGCTCGACGAGCTCGGCACCGAGCTGAATGCCCCGGTGATCCAGGGCTCCACCAAGACCAAGGAACGCGAGGCGTTGTTCGACGCCTTCCGCACCGGCGAGATAAGGACGCTGGTGGTGTCCAAGGTCGCCAACTTCTCCATCGACTTGCCGGAAGCCTCAGTGGCGGTTCAGGTTTCGGGTACCTTCGGCTCGCGTCAGGAGGAGGCGCAACGGCTGGGCCGGCTGCTGCGACCCAAGGCCGACGGCGGTGGCGCCATCTTCTACTCCGTGGTGGCCCGCGACAGCCTGGATGCCGAATATGCCGCCCATCGACAACGCTTCCTGGCCGAGCAGGGCTACGGCTACATCATCCGGGACGCGGACGACCTTCTGGGCCCCGCGATTTAG
- a CDS encoding amidase: MDHRAGRPQSSQAVRYPSRSAATPGGSVRIPAALCGVVGFKPTFGRISRRGAISLSQSQDTIGIIARTVQDVALALAVMAEHDPADPASIKCRPIQPLAQVDANLHNTRIGIDSAYLREKSSPDIATNIEASWELLESMGAQLVEVDLRPLRDYDRAGSLLTWCEAAAVHGDHFGNAANDYPAAIRSRLHHAFVTSSADHVRALCAQGVSLARFLNTVFDERDVLATNTTSDTAPTIVAATEDAAQTTSRLLRTTRPFSFLGLPAITVPAGTDADGLPVGLQLAGRPFADQTVLTVAAAFQKCSTSILPIPAPALESNQ, from the coding sequence GTGGATCATCGAGCGGGTCGGCCGCAGTCGTCGCAAGCGGTGCGGTACCCATCGCGATCGGCAGCGACACCGGGGGGCTCAGTCAGAATTCCCGCTGCTCTGTGTGGCGTGGTCGGTTTCAAACCCACATTTGGGCGCATATCGCGGCGGGGTGCAATCTCGTTGTCTCAGTCCCAAGACACCATCGGCATCATCGCTCGGACGGTGCAGGATGTAGCCCTCGCGCTAGCGGTGATGGCCGAGCACGATCCGGCAGACCCGGCATCCATCAAGTGCCGACCAATCCAGCCGCTGGCACAAGTAGATGCCAACTTGCACAACACAAGAATCGGCATCGATTCTGCCTACCTGCGTGAGAAGTCAAGCCCAGACATAGCCACCAACATCGAAGCGTCCTGGGAGCTCTTGGAATCCATGGGTGCACAACTCGTCGAAGTGGATCTGAGACCGCTTCGAGACTATGACCGAGCCGGATCACTACTGACCTGGTGTGAAGCAGCAGCGGTTCACGGAGACCATTTCGGTAATGCCGCCAACGACTATCCCGCGGCAATACGATCGCGACTGCATCACGCGTTCGTCACCAGCAGCGCGGATCACGTACGGGCGTTGTGCGCCCAGGGCGTTTCGCTTGCACGGTTCCTCAACACGGTCTTTGACGAGCGTGATGTCCTCGCAACCAATACGACGTCGGACACCGCCCCTACCATCGTCGCCGCGACCGAAGATGCCGCGCAGACGACGTCACGCCTGCTGCGCACGACACGCCCGTTTAGTTTCCTCGGCCTTCCGGCCATCACCGTCCCAGCGGGCACCGACGCCGATGGCTTGCCCGTAGGCCTGCAACTTGCCGGAAGACCATTTGCCGACCAAACAGTCCTCACCGTGGCAGCTGCCTTCCAAAAGTGTTCGACGTCAATCCTTCCCATCCCTGCCCCTGCACTCGAAAGCAACCAATGA